Proteins from one Desulfobacterales bacterium genomic window:
- a CDS encoding diguanylate cyclase, with protein MMTPEKILVVDDSLTIRMQVKDLLELNGFDVTLAENGLRCLEILQYEKPDVILLDIIMPEMDGIEVCQKIKIDEKLKYIPILILTTESDIENKVMGLDAGADDYVTKPFELKELMARIKVIIRNLQLQKELRLANKKILEQQKSVIEEERLKVLLQMSGATALELDQPLSSLLGYIDLLNSCKNDMEKLNKCIYKIKSCGKKVSDVTKRIQNINYLDINPKSSGSSIFSYDEKLKLLSVESRDEDFQKIENCLKKSRFDITRVHTITEAIKIIESERMSLIFLDHPPYEGDALDLFKFLAEKSLETPVIVITGQGDEMAASQMIQSGADGYITKDRLNEEVLTITINTALEKYCRKMELKSAMEKLAQMATRDELTGLYNRRYFRESMERETVRAVRYGAELVLCIFDLDHFKKVNDTYGHLTGDMVLSEIGKMLQERIRGSDLLCRYGGEEFAVILPNTDIENAYKVCDRFRIDLSLYDFSYESIKFRMTTSIGIATLKDAEFQSPQELVLRADQALYRAKESGRNKVITYEKNMSTC; from the coding sequence ATGATGACTCCTGAAAAAATTCTTGTTGTAGATGATAGTCTTACTATTAGAATGCAAGTTAAAGATTTATTGGAATTAAATGGATTTGATGTCACTCTTGCAGAAAATGGTTTGCGATGTCTTGAAATTTTGCAATACGAAAAACCAGACGTTATACTATTGGATATTATTATGCCCGAAATGGATGGTATAGAAGTCTGTCAAAAAATTAAAATCGATGAAAAATTAAAATATATTCCAATTCTTATACTTACTACTGAAAGCGACATTGAAAATAAAGTTATGGGGCTCGATGCTGGCGCTGATGACTACGTTACAAAACCATTTGAATTAAAAGAGTTAATGGCAAGAATTAAAGTTATAATACGTAATCTTCAGCTTCAAAAGGAATTAAGACTCGCCAATAAAAAAATTCTTGAACAACAAAAATCAGTAATTGAAGAAGAAAGATTAAAAGTTTTATTGCAAATGTCTGGGGCAACTGCCCTTGAATTAGATCAGCCTTTAAGCTCTCTTCTTGGTTATATAGACTTACTTAATTCATGCAAAAATGACATGGAAAAATTAAATAAATGTATTTACAAAATAAAAAGCTGTGGTAAAAAAGTATCCGATGTTACGAAACGAATACAAAATATAAATTATCTTGATATTAATCCTAAATCATCAGGGTCTTCGATTTTCAGCTATGATGAGAAGCTTAAACTTCTTTCGGTAGAAAGTAGAGATGAAGATTTTCAAAAAATCGAAAACTGCCTTAAAAAATCAAGATTTGATATTACCAGAGTACATACAATTACGGAAGCGATAAAAATAATTGAATCTGAACGAATGAGTTTAATATTTTTAGACCATCCTCCCTATGAAGGAGATGCCCTTGATTTGTTTAAATTTTTAGCTGAAAAGAGTTTGGAAACTCCAGTTATTGTAATTACCGGGCAAGGTGATGAAATGGCTGCTTCCCAAATGATACAATCAGGAGCTGACGGCTATATTACAAAAGACCGTCTTAATGAAGAAGTTCTCACAATAACAATAAATACAGCCTTAGAGAAATATTGCCGTAAAATGGAACTTAAATCGGCCATGGAAAAACTTGCTCAAATGGCAACAAGGGATGAATTGACTGGACTTTATAATAGGCGTTACTTCAGAGAATCTATGGAAAGGGAAACAGTACGGGCAGTAAGATATGGTGCAGAACTCGTTCTTTGTATTTTTGACCTTGACCATTTTAAGAAAGTTAATGATACATATGGACATCTTACAGGAGATATGGTTTTATCTGAAATTGGAAAAATGCTTCAAGAAAGAATAAGGGGCAGCGACCTTTTATGCCGTTATGGAGGAGAAGAATTTGCCGTTATTCTACCTAATACAGATATTGAAAATGCTTATAAAGTTTGTGATAGATTTAGAATAGATTTATCACTTTATGACTTTTCCTATGAATCCATTAAGTTTAGAATGACTACGAGTATTGGAATTGCAACCCTTAAAGATGCTGAGTTTCAGTCTCCTCAAGAACTTGTTTTAAGAGCTGATCAAGCTTTATATCGTGCTAAAGAATCTGGAAGAAATAAAGTTATTACTTATGAAAAAAATATGAGTACTTGTTAA
- the cheB gene encoding chemotaxis-specific protein-glutamate methyltransferase CheB codes for MTKKINVLIVDDSLVIRKRVEGVLNKTDDISVVGEAVNGKEAIEKAQLMNPDVVLMDLMMPVMSGVAAIEYLMENYPLPIVVHSPADNKRELYKTWDALSAGALARIDKNVDEEDPIKWEKDLLRTLRAASRIKVIRKRKKMFIYDHNQRVNMIQAQSNNRYNIVVIGASTGGPGVIANILKGLPSNFPIPILLVIHIGSTSSLTFADWLGSNCSLKVSFASNGELITNEKGRVFIAPYDKHMIVEGQKIKLIDTPHVNFCRPSVDVMFNSVADNLSLKPMGLLLTGMGQDGAMGLKNIKDKGGYTICQDEVTSVVFGMAQAAITLGAVDVVLPDHLISEKIMSLINWELKGN; via the coding sequence ATGACAAAAAAAATAAATGTTCTAATAGTTGATGATTCGCTTGTAATAAGAAAAAGAGTTGAAGGCGTCTTAAATAAAACAGATGATATCTCTGTGGTTGGTGAAGCTGTAAATGGAAAAGAAGCTATAGAAAAGGCTCAGTTAATGAATCCAGATGTTGTTTTGATGGATTTAATGATGCCTGTAATGAGCGGTGTTGCCGCAATTGAATATTTAATGGAAAATTATCCTTTGCCGATTGTTGTCCATTCTCCTGCTGATAATAAAAGAGAGTTATATAAAACATGGGATGCTTTAAGCGCTGGAGCTCTTGCACGCATAGATAAAAATGTTGACGAAGAAGATCCGATTAAATGGGAAAAAGATCTTTTAAGAACATTAAGAGCTGCTTCGAGAATAAAGGTGATCCGAAAAAGAAAAAAAATGTTCATATATGATCATAATCAAAGAGTTAATATGATACAGGCTCAATCTAATAACAGGTATAATATTGTTGTAATTGGAGCATCTACAGGAGGGCCTGGTGTTATTGCAAATATCTTAAAGGGACTTCCTTCAAACTTTCCTATACCTATTTTACTGGTCATTCATATTGGTAGCACATCAAGTCTTACGTTTGCTGATTGGCTTGGAAGTAATTGCAGTTTAAAAGTAAGTTTTGCTTCAAATGGAGAATTAATTACCAATGAAAAAGGCCGTGTTTTTATAGCTCCTTATGATAAGCATATGATTGTTGAAGGCCAAAAAATAAAACTTATTGATACGCCTCATGTTAATTTTTGCCGCCCATCTGTTGATGTGATGTTTAATTCTGTAGCTGACAATCTTTCTTTAAAACCGATGGGCTTACTTTTGACAGGAATGGGTCAGGATGGCGCTATGGGTCTTAAAAATATAAAAGATAAAGGAGGATATACAATTTGTCAAGATGAGGTTACTTCCGTTGTTTTTGGAATGGCTCAGGCAGCTATAACGCTTGGAGCGGTTGATGTGGTTTTACCAGACCATCTTATTTCTGAAAAAATAATGTCACTTATAAATTGGGAATTGAAAGGAAACTAA
- a CDS encoding response regulator — protein sequence MEDPYKYFKIEASEIMINLTKSLLGLDKKPDDQNLIKEIFRYAHTLKGASKVVRLPQISKLAHKMEDLLSTFRDQRKIASHDDITLLLDASTVMNNMVEAVKKGKPDNIVDCEAILKKLEKRDNILLNKEKEETPNQENPSLNECSENVSITSVDNIQENSSTSSDSSSISETIRISLDSMTKLTNLSNEILINNLRLKNLSENLWRFTRHLRKDIFLKNSNKQNLNEDYYKKLEQVVNEIEQGVNRDSFYSAEMNDIIMNTRLIAVINYAYYFEKAIRDLCVETGQKVDFMMQGSDLLLDRSVLEHIKEPIYHILRNGVIHGIESITERIDKGKNPSGYVVLKFKKIDEFIHISCMDDGRGLNPKKIKELSLKKKLIDQKTCDEISDENALYLILKSGFSSASNLTELAGRGVGMDIVKSKIVELGGNLNIDSKVDQYTKFTITLPLIMNIFDVFLISVSGHKLLLPVNKVVTTQILKENEIFFETGKRIILYNDSPISILNLSDILGLDTEKNIRNKKLKVIILKDNLGMVGLVVDDLLGKKTVLLRKLEGSLKNINFVNFAAILENGDPAFVLDISDIFEKIKGLKESLPFEEAPERPSPSILVVDDSLTTRSLIKGILEGEGYKVQLAQSAEDALALIEKMRFDLILTDVEMPGINGFELSHKIRQGKSHKDTPIVILTSLPSDSDKRRGISVGANAYIVKGSFEQQSFLETIESFVYI from the coding sequence ATGGAAGATCCTTATAAATATTTTAAAATTGAAGCATCGGAAATAATGATTAATCTAACCAAAAGTTTGCTTGGGTTAGATAAAAAACCTGATGACCAAAATCTTATTAAAGAAATTTTTAGGTACGCACATACGCTAAAGGGCGCAAGTAAGGTTGTAAGGCTTCCTCAAATAAGTAAACTCGCCCATAAAATGGAAGATTTGCTTTCGACCTTCAGGGATCAACGTAAAATAGCAAGCCATGATGACATTACTTTACTCCTTGATGCGTCAACAGTTATGAACAATATGGTTGAAGCTGTTAAAAAAGGCAAGCCCGATAATATTGTTGATTGTGAAGCGATATTAAAAAAATTAGAAAAAAGAGACAATATTCTATTAAATAAGGAAAAAGAAGAAACTCCTAACCAAGAGAATCCTTCTTTAAATGAATGCTCTGAAAATGTTTCGATAACTTCTGTAGACAATATTCAAGAAAATTCATCTACGTCCTCAGATAGTTCAAGCATTTCTGAAACTATCAGAATAAGTCTTGATTCCATGACAAAATTAACTAATTTATCAAATGAGATTTTAATTAATAACCTCAGATTAAAAAATCTTTCTGAAAATCTGTGGAGGTTTACAAGACATCTAAGAAAAGACATTTTTTTAAAAAATTCTAACAAACAGAACTTGAATGAAGATTATTATAAAAAATTAGAACAAGTAGTTAATGAAATAGAGCAAGGCGTTAATAGAGACAGTTTTTATTCAGCAGAAATGAATGATATTATAATGAATACTCGTTTAATTGCCGTAATCAACTATGCCTATTATTTTGAAAAAGCTATTAGAGATTTATGTGTTGAAACAGGTCAAAAAGTAGATTTTATGATGCAGGGCTCCGATCTTTTATTAGATAGGTCTGTTTTGGAACATATTAAAGAACCTATTTACCATATCCTTAGAAACGGTGTTATTCACGGTATTGAATCAATCACTGAAAGAATTGATAAAGGTAAAAATCCATCGGGTTATGTTGTTCTTAAATTTAAAAAAATTGATGAATTTATCCATATAAGTTGCATGGATGACGGAAGAGGTCTTAATCCTAAAAAAATAAAGGAACTCTCATTAAAAAAGAAATTAATAGATCAAAAAACATGTGATGAAATATCCGATGAAAATGCATTATACTTGATTTTAAAATCTGGATTTTCTTCTGCTTCAAACCTCACTGAACTAGCAGGAAGGGGCGTAGGCATGGATATAGTCAAAAGCAAAATTGTTGAACTTGGGGGGAACCTTAATATTGATTCTAAAGTCGATCAATACACAAAATTTACAATAACTCTTCCCTTAATAATGAATATATTCGATGTTTTTCTTATATCTGTATCCGGTCATAAACTTTTATTACCTGTTAATAAAGTTGTTACTACTCAAATACTAAAAGAAAATGAAATTTTTTTTGAAACTGGAAAAAGAATTATTTTATATAATGATTCACCAATTTCCATACTTAATTTATCGGATATTTTAGGTTTAGATACGGAAAAAAATATTAGAAACAAAAAATTAAAGGTTATAATCTTAAAAGATAATCTTGGAATGGTAGGGCTTGTTGTTGATGATCTTTTAGGCAAAAAAACGGTACTACTTAGAAAGCTTGAAGGAAGTTTAAAAAATATTAACTTTGTAAATTTTGCAGCAATCCTTGAAAATGGAGACCCAGCTTTTGTTTTAGATATTTCCGATATTTTTGAAAAAATTAAAGGTTTAAAGGAATCCTTGCCTTTTGAAGAAGCTCCTGAAAGACCATCTCCTTCTATACTTGTTGTAGATGATTCTTTAACAACGAGATCTCTTATTAAGGGCATACTTGAAGGTGAAGGGTATAAGGTTCAACTGGCTCAATCCGCTGAAGATGCCCTTGCTTTAATAGAAAAAATGAGATTCGATCTTATTTTGACAGATGTTGAAATGCCCGGTATAAATGGGTTTGAATTGTCTCATAAAATACGTCAAGGGAAATCCCATAAAGATACTCCAATTGTTATTCTTACTTCTCTTCCAAGCGATAGTGATAAAAGAAGAGGAATAAGCGTTGGAGCTAATGCTTATATCGTAAAAGGTTCTTTTGAACAACAGAGCTTTTTAGAAACAATTGAAAGTTTTGTATATATATAA